Proteins co-encoded in one Pelobates fuscus isolate aPelFus1 chromosome 5, aPelFus1.pri, whole genome shotgun sequence genomic window:
- the BLCAP gene encoding bladder cancer-associated protein: MYCLQWLLPVLLIPKPLNPALWFNHSMFMGFYLLSFLLERKPCTICALVFLGALFLICYSCWGNCFLYHCDDNQLPESAHDPAVVGT; encoded by the coding sequence ATGTACTGCCTGCAATGGCTTCTCCCTGTGCTCCTGATTCCTAAGCCGCTGAATCCGGCTCTTTGGTTTAATCATTCAATGTTCATGGGGTTTTATCTACTGAGCTTCTTACTTGAGAGAAAACCCTGCACTATATGTGCTTTGGTCTTCCTTGGTGCCCTCTTCCTCATATGCTACAGCTGCTGGGGCAACTGCTTCTTGTACCACTGTGATGATAACCAGCTGCCTGAATCTGCCCATGACCCAGCTGTTGTGGGCACATAG